CCTTTCATGTAATATCCGTGAAAAGCGGGGATAGTGGCTAATATAAAAGCAAAAACAAAGGTTTTTATAAATGCATAGGTAATGTGAAAAGGAATAAAATCTGTTTGTATGCCATAAATATAATCTTCTAACGAGCTAAAACCACCATAAACACAAGCAACCATACCTCCTAAAATACCTAAAAACATACCAATAGCAATCGCAAAAGGGTATAGCATTAAAGCCACTGCTTTTGGGAAAACAAGATAATTTAATGAGTTTATACCCATAACTTCTAAAGCATCAATTTGTTCGGTAACACGCATGGTACCAATACTAGAGGTGATAAAAGATCCTACTTTTCCTGCCATAATTACAGAAGTAAAAGTAGGAGCGAATTCTAATATTACCGATTGTCTGGTAGCAAACCCCACCAAATATTTAGGAATTAGTGGGTTGCTTATGTTTAATGCCGTTTGAATGGTAATAACACCACCCACAAAAAACGATATAAAAGCAATGATGCCTAAGGAACTTATAATTAAATCATCAATGTCCTTAAATATTAACTTTTTCATCACAGACCATTTGGTAGGTTTGCGAAACATTTCAGCAATCATTATAAAATAAGCACCAATATTATGTAGATAGGTCATAATCAATTTTAATAGTGCTAAAGTAAAAAAAAGTTAGAGGTATTTAACTTTAATTTTAAATTAAGATATTTTAAAATCTGTATTTTTGAATCATATTTAATTGTTATGATGAAAAATACCGCTTGCGCCATATTCGCAGTTCTTTTAATTTTTTCGTGTAAAGCCCAAAGTGAAACGATTTCAACTAAAAGTAAAAATTTTAATAGTGAAAAACCAAGGCTTGTTGTTGGTATTGTGGTAGACCAAATGCGTTACGATTATTTAACACGTTTTTACAATAAATACGGAGAAGGTGGTTTTAAACGAATGATGAATGAAGGATTTAATTGCAAAAACAGTCATTATAATTATGTGCCTACTTATACAGGTCCTGGCCATGCTTCGGTTTATACGGGTACCACTCCAAAATATCATGGTATTATTGCTAATGATTGGTATGATAAAGAAATAAAGAAAAGTGTGTATTGTGCAGGTGATGATAGTGTACAATCTGTTGGAGCTGAAACGGAAGATGGACAAATGTCTCCACACCGAATGAAGTCTACAACTTTTTCAGATGAAAACCGTTTATTTACACAAATGCGTGGCAAAACCATAGGGATATCAATAAAAGATAGAGGTGCTATTTTACCTGCGGGTCATACCGCTAATGCGGCGTATTGGTTTTATGGAAAAGATAAAGGAGATTTTATTACTAGTAGTTTTTATATGAATAGTTTGCCTAATTGGGTAAATGAATTTAATAATTCAAATGTGGCAGCTTCTTATTTGAAACCATGGAATACTTTATACGATATTTCAACTTATGTAGAAAGTGGAAGCGATTTGAATGATTTTGAAGGTAGCTTCAAAGGAAAAGAAACAGCAACATTTCCATACGATTTAGCAGCCTTAAAAGATGCAAATGGTGGTTTTGATATTATAAAATCTACAGCATATGGTAATAGTATTGTGGCCGATTTTGCAATAGCAGCGATAAAAGGGGAGCAATTAGGACAAGATGATGATACCGATGTGTTTGCTATAAGTTTTTCAAGTACCGATTATGTTGGGCATAAATTTGGCGTAAATTCTAAAGAAATTGAAGATACCTATATTCGTTTAGATAAAGATTTAGAGCGCATATTTAAAATGTTAGATACAACTGTAGGCAAAGATGCGTATACTGTTTTTTTAACAGCAGATCATGCAGCGGTAGATGTGCCTTCCTATCTGAAAAGTGTTAAAATACCAGCAGGTTACGTGGATACTAAAATTCAAAAAGAAAAACTGAATCAATTCATGGAATCAAGATTTAAATCGTCTAGCTTAATTGAAAGTATAAGTAATAATCAAATATTTTTAGATAGAAATAAAATTAATGAACTTGGTTTAAATTTAGATGATGTTCAACAAGCCATCGTAAATGAAATGATTACTTATAAGTATATTGATAAAGCATATACAGCAACAGTTATGAATTCAACGTCATTTACAACAGGAATTGAAGCATTGCTGCAAAATGGATTTAGCCAAAAACGTTCAGGAGATGTGCTTTTTGTTTATGATGCGGCTTATATTTCATACAGTAAAACAGGTTCTACACACGGGTCTGGTTTTGATTATGATACACACGTGCCCCTTTTATTCTTCGGAAAAGGTATTAAGCATGGTGAAAATTTAAAGAAAACCGAAATCACCGATATTGCTCCCACCATGTCAGCACTTCTAGGAATCAGTTTTCCTAACGGAGCTACAGGGCAACCTTTAGAATTTGTTTTAGATTAGTTTTAATTTGAGTAAAAAAACAAAATATACCTTACTGTCTTTAATAATTGTGTTTGCAGTTTACGGCTACGAGCATTTTCTAAAAGTAGAAGAGCAAGCTGAAGTTGTTGGTGACGGTAAAGAAGTTAAAAATAATACCAACGAATACTTTTTGCCTACAAGTACTACAGGACAAATTGTGCATCATGAAGGCTATTCTCTTTCTTACAGTGAACCACATGAGCAAGCAGAGTGGGTCGCTTACGAGTTAAAAAAATCAGATCTTTCAAATTCAAATTTTAAACGTCCTTATTTTGAAATAGATGCCGCTGTGAAAACGGGAGCGGCTAATTGGCGAAATTATAAAAATTCGGGATACGACCGTGGGCATTTGTGTCCAGCAGCTGATAGAAAGTATAGCCAAGCAGCCCATGACGAAACGTTTTTAACAAGTAATATTACCCCACAAGAACATGCCTTTAATTCTGGAATATGGAATACTTTAGAACAAAAAGTGCGTTATTGGGCAAATAAGTATGATGGCGTTTTTGTTGTTACAGGAGGTGTTTTAAGTGGTAATATGAAAACTATTGGAGATGAAAGCGTAGCTGTGCCTAATCAGTTTTATAAAGTGTTGATTGATATAAATTCGGGAAAAGTAAAAATGATCGCTTTTTTAATGCCTCATGAGAATGTTAGTAAACCTTTGTATGAATTTGTGGTTTCGGTTGATTCTATTGAAAAATTAACTGGCATCGATTTCTTTTCACAATTAGAAGATACCTTAGAAAATAAGTTAGAAGCTTCGAGCAGTTATAAAGAATGGAGTTTCAAATAGTCTTTTTCATTATTTGAATTTATTCAACATGCCTTTCCAGCGTAAATCTCGAATAAATACCCCCTCTTCTTCTGTTACCAGAAAATCAATATGATTCTTTTTTGCTTTAAAATAGCCCGATATATAGTCTTTAAATAAACCAAAGCTTCTTTTTTTATAAGCTAATTTTAAGGCGGAAATAAAGGTAATTACAAAACCATAACGCATTTTGTACATAGCTTCTCCTTGTAAATATTTAGAAGCTTTATTGTAGCTAATGCCCGTTGGTTTTAAATGTTTTACATGAAGAGATTCGTCTGTTAAAATATCCCAACCATAAAATTTTGCAAGCAACTCATCAACGGTGTCCCAACCCATAGAAGGTTTTAATTTTCCTATTTGTAAAAAACACGCTTTTCTATAGGCTTTTAAAGCACCTCGAATATGGTCTTTCCGAGTTAAATTTTCCAATATCCAGTTGCCATTTTTTTCAATGTAACAAAAGCCTGCAGCCATTCCTAGGTTTTTGTTGTTATTAAAATGAATAGAAAGTTGTTCTAAATAATTGTGAGGAAAAATTAAATCGGCATCAAATTTACATAGTACATCATAATCTTCACCCAAAATTTCATAACCTTTATAAAATGCATTAATAATTTTGGATCCTGGTAAATGTTCATTTGAAGATTGTGAATTAAGCAATTCAATATTTGTATATTTCAAAACGTAATCTTCAATAATGTTCTGAGTTGCATCGGTTGAGTTGTCATTTACAACCACGACACGTTTAGGTTGAAGAGTTTGGTTTATTAACGAATCTAAGGTTAATCCAATGACACTTGCTTCGTTGTGAGCGGGAATAATGATGTAAAAGTTCAAAGTTTAAAAAGTTTAATTTCAAATTTAACTTATATTGATAGTATAGCGTTAGTTAATCCGTTTTTTATTTTACAAATAAAGTGTCTTTAAGTAAAAAGATTAATCACTATTTTTGAAATTAATAAAGCTATGGTGTATTTGTTATGGGGATTATAAAAAATATTTTGTATAAGATGTCAAATCGAGCATTTTTATCAAAATTTAAAGCGCAAACAATTTTTCCTTATTATCATCTAGTAAGGGATACTGATGTAGCACATATTGAAAATTTATATTTATTTAAGAATACAAAGCAATTTTTAAATGATATTCAGATATTGAAAACTAATTATAAAGCTTTAAATCCTAGAGATTTATTAAATAATAACGTTTCAAATAACAGTTTTTTGCTTTCTTTTGATGATGGTTTACAAGAAATTCATTCAGTAATATACCCTATTTTAAAGCAACAAGGTTTAAAAGCTATATTCTTTGTAAATCCAAATTTTATAGATAACAATGAAGGGCTATATAAGCATTATATAAGTATTATTTTAAAACAGTTGAAGGACACAGGTTTTGAAAAAAATGTTTTAGATAAAATAGGAGCCATATTTTCTTTTACATCCAATTCCACTGAAGAATTCAAAAAGAAATTTATAAATATCAAATTTTCTGAAAGAGAAAAAGTAAATGATGTGCTCGATTTATTAAAGATTGATATTAGAGACTATTTAAAAGAACAAAAAGTTTACATTTCAAAAGAACAAATACAAGAAATGTTAGATGATGGCTTCTATTTCGGGGGGCATACGATGAGTCATCCGCCTCTTATTCAATTATCTCAAGAAGAACAAACATTAGAAATAATTAATTCTATAGATTGGTTAAAACAAAATTTCAATATTAATTATTCCTTATTTGCATTTCCATTCTCAGATAGAGCCATCTCAAAAAAAGTGTTAGAGAAATTGTTTGAATACGATCCTAATGTAAAAATATTTGGCAATTCTGGTTTAAAGAAAGATATGGACAAGCGGATTATTCAGAGATTTTCTTTAGAAAACCCAAATAAGGAAACAGAAAAACAGATTGTTACAGAAAACATGTATAAGTATTTCAATAAAGTTATAAGAAAATATCATATTAAACGAAAGTGATATTTATATTTACAATAAAGTCAAAACGCCCTACCTGTTTTTAGTACTAGGCACTTTAAATAAACATGTACGAATCCGAAGTATACATTAAAACAATTCAAGAACACTTACCTCAAGAAATTTGTGAGCACTTTTTTGATACCTATGCATCGATTAGAACAAGAAGTGTTTTGCACTGGACAGAGCATTGTACAGAATGCGCTATGCCCTCATGTTTTAAAACTTGTGATTTGTATTCCCCAAGAATTGATGGTAAATGTCAGCGATTTGTTAAGGGGATAGAAAGAGTTATTCTAAAGAATGAAATACCTACTGTTGGTCAACAAATATTGAAAATTCAATTTAAAAAGTGGGGTGTATTTGCAACTCAAGGAAATAATGAGTTATACAATTGTCACGAGGTTGAAAAAAAAGAAACTAGGGAATTACTATTAGCAAAACTTATCCACCTTGTACCACAAAAAGATGTCAAGAAAAAATTAATTCAAAAACGATACAGTCAAAAAAAGAATAAAATAATTAGTGAGCAAAATAAGGGTTTAGATACTCCAGATGGCTTTTTAATTGAAGTTTACAACCCGACACAAAGTAAAATATCTTTAGGGTTAGTTATTAGAAACGATGATTTTAAGTTTAGTAAGATTCCTTTTCAATACCGAATGGATCTTATGCCAGGGTACAATAAAGAAATTATTCCATTTGATGAGATTTCAAAAAGAGTAAAAATAAATATGTCTTACCGTATTAATCTTATTCCTGAAGATCAAAATATGGACACTGCTTTGTATTTTGGAATAACCGAATTTGTTCAATTCATTAAAGATGAGAATGTCATCAAAGAAGCAGATAAGATTAAATGCATTGTTTGGGATTTAGATAATACGTTATGGAGTGGAACATTAGTAGAAGACGGTATAGAAAAATTAAAACTTAAGGAAGGTATTACAGATGTTTTAAAACTAGTAGAGCAAAAAGGAATTATAAACTCTATAGCAAGTAAAAATGATCATGATTCCGCAGTGGAGGCATTAAAGCATTTTGGGGTGGAGGATTATTTTGTTTTTCCAAAGATTTCATGGCTACCCAAAAGTAAAAGTTTAAAAGAAATAGCACTAGATCTTAATATCAATATCAATACCTTTTTATTCATTGATGATTCTGAATTTGAAAGAAAGGAGATAGAAACCACATTGCCTCAAGTAAGGGTTATGGATGCTATTCATTATCAAAAGATACCAGATTTAGAAGCACTTCAAATTCCAATTACTAATGAGAGTAAACATAGAAAGACATTTTATATTAATGAAGTTGAAAGAAAAAAAGTCTCTGATAGTTTTGAAGGCGAGTATTTAAATTTCATTCAAACATGTAATATTGAATTAGAAATAGAAGCCTTAAAAGAAGTTCATTTTCAACGTGTTTATGAACTTACTCAAAGAACGAATCAAATGAATTTTTCAGGCAGTAAATATACCAAGAACGATATATCTAATATTTATAATAATGAAGACCTTTCTTCTTATGTTTTAAGTTGTAGAGATCGATTTGGTGA
The genomic region above belongs to Mariniflexile litorale and contains:
- a CDS encoding glycosyltransferase family 2 protein, giving the protein MNFYIIIPAHNEASVIGLTLDSLINQTLQPKRVVVVNDNSTDATQNIIEDYVLKYTNIELLNSQSSNEHLPGSKIINAFYKGYEILGEDYDVLCKFDADLIFPHNYLEQLSIHFNNNKNLGMAAGFCYIEKNGNWILENLTRKDHIRGALKAYRKACFLQIGKLKPSMGWDTVDELLAKFYGWDILTDESLHVKHLKPTGISYNKASKYLQGEAMYKMRYGFVITFISALKLAYKKRSFGLFKDYISGYFKAKKNHIDFLVTEEEGVFIRDLRWKGMLNKFK
- a CDS encoding ABC transporter permease, which gives rise to MTYLHNIGAYFIMIAEMFRKPTKWSVMKKLIFKDIDDLIISSLGIIAFISFFVGGVITIQTALNISNPLIPKYLVGFATRQSVILEFAPTFTSVIMAGKVGSFITSSIGTMRVTEQIDALEVMGINSLNYLVFPKAVALMLYPFAIAIGMFLGILGGMVACVYGGFSSLEDYIYGIQTDFIPFHITYAFIKTFVFAFILATIPAFHGYYMKGGALEVGKASTTSFVWTSVVIILLNYFLTQMLLS
- a CDS encoding DNA/RNA non-specific endonuclease, which produces MSKKTKYTLLSLIIVFAVYGYEHFLKVEEQAEVVGDGKEVKNNTNEYFLPTSTTGQIVHHEGYSLSYSEPHEQAEWVAYELKKSDLSNSNFKRPYFEIDAAVKTGAANWRNYKNSGYDRGHLCPAADRKYSQAAHDETFLTSNITPQEHAFNSGIWNTLEQKVRYWANKYDGVFVVTGGVLSGNMKTIGDESVAVPNQFYKVLIDINSGKVKMIAFLMPHENVSKPLYEFVVSVDSIEKLTGIDFFSQLEDTLENKLEASSSYKEWSFK
- a CDS encoding HAD-IIIC family phosphatase, with translation MYESEVYIKTIQEHLPQEICEHFFDTYASIRTRSVLHWTEHCTECAMPSCFKTCDLYSPRIDGKCQRFVKGIERVILKNEIPTVGQQILKIQFKKWGVFATQGNNELYNCHEVEKKETRELLLAKLIHLVPQKDVKKKLIQKRYSQKKNKIISEQNKGLDTPDGFLIEVYNPTQSKISLGLVIRNDDFKFSKIPFQYRMDLMPGYNKEIIPFDEISKRVKINMSYRINLIPEDQNMDTALYFGITEFVQFIKDENVIKEADKIKCIVWDLDNTLWSGTLVEDGIEKLKLKEGITDVLKLVEQKGIINSIASKNDHDSAVEALKHFGVEDYFVFPKISWLPKSKSLKEIALDLNININTFLFIDDSEFERKEIETTLPQVRVMDAIHYQKIPDLEALQIPITNESKHRKTFYINEVERKKVSDSFEGEYLNFIQTCNIELEIEALKEVHFQRVYELTQRTNQMNFSGSKYTKNDISNIYNNEDLSSYVLSCRDRFGDYGIIGFGVIQKSKNQLVDLMFSCRIQSKRIEHAFLTHVLEHYLKFGDFWVTYNHTEKNKFSAHVFVDFGFEIIKSEGTFRKLKFNQNKEVHNDKIIKVIEIK
- the pafA gene encoding alkaline phosphatase PafA, whose translation is MMKNTACAIFAVLLIFSCKAQSETISTKSKNFNSEKPRLVVGIVVDQMRYDYLTRFYNKYGEGGFKRMMNEGFNCKNSHYNYVPTYTGPGHASVYTGTTPKYHGIIANDWYDKEIKKSVYCAGDDSVQSVGAETEDGQMSPHRMKSTTFSDENRLFTQMRGKTIGISIKDRGAILPAGHTANAAYWFYGKDKGDFITSSFYMNSLPNWVNEFNNSNVAASYLKPWNTLYDISTYVESGSDLNDFEGSFKGKETATFPYDLAALKDANGGFDIIKSTAYGNSIVADFAIAAIKGEQLGQDDDTDVFAISFSSTDYVGHKFGVNSKEIEDTYIRLDKDLERIFKMLDTTVGKDAYTVFLTADHAAVDVPSYLKSVKIPAGYVDTKIQKEKLNQFMESRFKSSSLIESISNNQIFLDRNKINELGLNLDDVQQAIVNEMITYKYIDKAYTATVMNSTSFTTGIEALLQNGFSQKRSGDVLFVYDAAYISYSKTGSTHGSGFDYDTHVPLLFFGKGIKHGENLKKTEITDIAPTMSALLGISFPNGATGQPLEFVLD
- a CDS encoding polysaccharide deacetylase family protein, yielding MSNRAFLSKFKAQTIFPYYHLVRDTDVAHIENLYLFKNTKQFLNDIQILKTNYKALNPRDLLNNNVSNNSFLLSFDDGLQEIHSVIYPILKQQGLKAIFFVNPNFIDNNEGLYKHYISIILKQLKDTGFEKNVLDKIGAIFSFTSNSTEEFKKKFINIKFSEREKVNDVLDLLKIDIRDYLKEQKVYISKEQIQEMLDDGFYFGGHTMSHPPLIQLSQEEQTLEIINSIDWLKQNFNINYSLFAFPFSDRAISKKVLEKLFEYDPNVKIFGNSGLKKDMDKRIIQRFSLENPNKETEKQIVTENMYKYFNKVIRKYHIKRK